The Tistrella bauzanensis genome includes a region encoding these proteins:
- a CDS encoding 2-hydroxychromene-2-carboxylate isomerase: protein MSLRVDYYLSLISPWTYLGHDRLVAIADRAGARIAWKPVDLGRIFPETGGLPLKQRSVQRQAYRMMELRRWPDRLGVPLNPEPRFFPADESRAARMVLQAIAEGGNPAGLIGGVLTAVWAEDRDIADPETLVDIARRNGFDSALPARAEAAAEEHTRTRDAFGREALAAGVFGAPTYVVGDELFWGQDRLDFVAARLGVALD from the coding sequence ATGTCGCTGCGCGTCGATTACTATCTGTCGCTGATCTCGCCCTGGACCTATCTCGGCCATGACCGGCTAGTTGCGATCGCGGACCGGGCCGGAGCGCGGATCGCCTGGAAGCCGGTCGATCTGGGCCGCATCTTTCCTGAAACCGGCGGTCTGCCGCTGAAGCAGCGTTCCGTCCAGCGTCAGGCCTATCGCATGATGGAATTGCGGCGCTGGCCCGACCGTCTGGGCGTGCCGCTGAACCCTGAACCCCGCTTCTTTCCTGCCGATGAGAGCCGGGCCGCGCGGATGGTGTTGCAGGCCATCGCCGAGGGCGGCAATCCCGCCGGCCTGATCGGTGGTGTGCTGACCGCGGTCTGGGCCGAGGATCGCGACATCGCGGATCCCGAGACGCTGGTGGATATTGCCCGCCGCAACGGCTTCGACAGCGCGCTTCCCGCGCGGGCGGAAGCGGCTGCGGAAGAGCATACCCGCACCCGCGACGCCTTCGGCCGCGAGGCGCTGGCCGCTGGCGTCTTCGGCGCGCCGACCTATGTTGTGGGTGACGAGCTGTTCTGGGGTCAGGACCGGCTGGACTTCGTCGCGGCCCGGCTGGGTGTCGCCCTCGACTGA
- a CDS encoding glutathione S-transferase family protein has protein sequence MTQIILHHYDNSPFAEKARLMMGFKGLTWQSVIQPVWAPKPQLTPLTGGYRRTPVMQIGADIYIDTNLIAEELERRHPSPTLFPENGTASGGWGGLVAYALWAERMLFWPAVRYAMAWNAEKMPQELIDDRARMNGAPRGDVAKMKAAIPLFKEQLHNALAVLDDALGQGSLYLFGDEPSLADFAAYHPIWFLENNGRKVGGVMADYLNAQAWTGRVREFRHGTREDMTPEQALAIAREASPTAADPTGEADENAPAPGTRVTVTPDDFGKDPVEGEVMAASRRRISIRREDPEVGEVAVHFPRIGYVVRPV, from the coding sequence ATGACGCAGATCATCCTCCACCACTATGATAATTCGCCCTTCGCCGAAAAGGCCCGTCTGATGATGGGCTTCAAGGGCTTGACCTGGCAGTCGGTGATCCAGCCGGTCTGGGCGCCGAAGCCACAGTTGACGCCGCTGACCGGTGGCTATCGGCGCACGCCGGTGATGCAGATCGGCGCCGACATCTATATCGATACCAACCTGATCGCCGAAGAATTGGAGCGGCGGCATCCGTCGCCGACCCTGTTCCCTGAAAACGGTACCGCGTCCGGCGGTTGGGGCGGGCTGGTTGCCTATGCGTTGTGGGCGGAACGGATGCTGTTCTGGCCCGCCGTGCGCTATGCCATGGCCTGGAATGCCGAGAAGATGCCGCAGGAGTTGATCGACGACCGCGCGCGGATGAACGGCGCACCGCGCGGCGACGTGGCGAAGATGAAGGCGGCGATCCCGCTGTTCAAGGAACAGCTCCACAATGCGCTGGCGGTGCTGGACGACGCGCTTGGCCAGGGATCGCTGTATCTGTTCGGCGACGAGCCGAGCCTGGCCGATTTCGCCGCCTATCACCCGATCTGGTTCCTTGAGAACAACGGCCGCAAGGTCGGCGGTGTGATGGCGGACTATCTGAATGCCCAGGCATGGACCGGCCGGGTGCGCGAGTTCCGCCATGGCACGCGTGAGGATATGACGCCCGAACAGGCGCTGGCCATCGCGCGTGAGGCATCGCCGACCGCCGCCGACCCGACGGGCGAGGCGGACGAGAATGCGCCGGCACCAGGCACGCGGGTCACCGTCACCCCTGACGATTTCGGCAAAGATCCGGTCGAGGGCGAGGTGATGGCCGCCAGCCGGCGGCGGATCAGCATCCGCCGCGAGGATCCGGAGGTGGGCGAGGTTGCCGTGCACTTCCCCCGCATCGGTTACGTTGTCCGTCCGGTCTGA
- a CDS encoding amidase: protein MTYPAGSSTPPIDLCTADVATLAAAYAARALSPVEVAQACLDRARAVQPTLNPCAFIDDETTLAAARQSEARWMRQAALGPLDGVPATIKDLLLSAGWPTLRGSRAIDPDQPWDEDSPPVARLREAGAVFIAKTTTPEFGHKGVTESPLAGITRNPWYPEVTPGGSSGGAAVAAAAGIAALNLGTDGGGSIRIPASFTGIFGLKPSFGRVPSWPPSPFARLAHVGPMTRTVTDAALMLNAIARPDWRDWYAQPYPAQDFTTHLNAGLKGLRIGYAPTINDEVVDEDVAAAVAAAVAVFGNEGAVVERIDLALPDARRMFQILWTTGAAVMAAGMSEDQRRHFDRSLGAAIAIGQGFSAVDLGTAEFKRAALARVMAELHQRYDLILTPSLPVTAFTTGQNQPGQAGSTEWNDWTPFSYPFNLTGQPAASIPCGFDRDGLPVGLQIVGPVGADALVLRAARGYERVCPIALPPLDI, encoded by the coding sequence ATGACGTATCCCGCTGGCAGCAGCACCCCGCCGATCGATCTGTGTACCGCCGATGTGGCAACCCTTGCCGCCGCCTATGCCGCCCGTGCCCTGTCGCCGGTGGAGGTGGCACAGGCCTGCCTGGACCGGGCGCGGGCGGTTCAGCCGACATTGAACCCCTGCGCGTTTATCGACGACGAAACCACTCTTGCCGCCGCCCGCCAGTCCGAGGCGCGCTGGATGCGGCAGGCGGCGCTTGGGCCGCTGGACGGCGTGCCGGCGACGATCAAGGATCTTCTGCTGTCGGCCGGCTGGCCCACCCTGCGTGGCAGCCGGGCGATCGATCCCGATCAGCCCTGGGATGAAGACTCGCCGCCGGTGGCGCGGCTGCGCGAGGCGGGCGCCGTGTTCATCGCCAAGACCACGACACCGGAATTCGGCCATAAGGGCGTGACGGAAAGCCCGCTTGCCGGCATCACCCGCAATCCATGGTATCCGGAGGTGACCCCCGGCGGATCGTCGGGCGGAGCGGCGGTGGCGGCCGCAGCCGGCATCGCCGCGCTGAACCTTGGCACCGATGGCGGCGGGTCGATCCGGATTCCGGCAAGCTTTACCGGCATCTTCGGCTTGAAGCCCAGCTTCGGGCGGGTACCGTCCTGGCCGCCCAGCCCCTTTGCCCGCCTGGCGCATGTCGGGCCGATGACCCGCACGGTCACCGACGCGGCACTGATGCTGAACGCGATCGCGCGGCCGGACTGGCGCGACTGGTACGCGCAGCCTTATCCGGCGCAGGACTTCACCACCCATCTGAATGCCGGGCTCAAAGGTCTGCGGATCGGCTATGCGCCGACGATCAATGATGAGGTCGTGGATGAGGACGTGGCCGCGGCCGTGGCGGCCGCGGTGGCGGTGTTCGGCAATGAGGGTGCCGTGGTCGAGCGGATCGATCTGGCACTGCCGGACGCGCGCCGGATGTTCCAGATCCTGTGGACGACGGGCGCTGCGGTGATGGCCGCCGGTATGAGCGAGGATCAGCGCCGGCATTTCGACCGCTCGCTGGGGGCTGCGATCGCCATCGGCCAGGGGTTCAGTGCCGTCGACCTCGGCACCGCCGAGTTCAAACGGGCGGCGCTGGCGCGGGTTATGGCCGAGCTTCACCAGCGCTATGACCTGATCCTGACGCCGTCCCTGCCGGTCACCGCCTTCACCACAGGCCAGAACCAGCCCGGTCAGGCCGGTTCCACGGAATGGAACGATTGGACCCCGTTCAGCTATCCGTTCAACCTGACCGGCCAGCCGGCCGCGTCCATTCCCTGCGGCTTCGATCGCGACGGGTTGCCGGTGGGTCTGCAGATCGTGGGGCCGGTGGGCGCCGATGCCCTGGTGTTGCGCGCCGCCCGCGGCTATGAGCGGGTCTGCCCGATTGCGTTGCCGCCGCTGGATATCTGA
- a CDS encoding alpha/beta hydrolase: protein MFTFDGLHPQAQLFIDMLRASPPPPYDEMALGEARALFRDTMLRFRGPVQTGVAVKSMVLAGGADDRPARIYRSDAAGDGALPALLFMHGGGWVLGDLETHDDICRRLAITSGVVVVSLDYRLAPEHPFPAGLDDTVAAFRDLVARAGTLGLDPARIAVGGDSAGGNLAAAATLLLREDDARPAFQLLIYPATDLGTGQTRDKRSAEGLFLTERLLRWFRSCYVPETVSLEDPRLSPAHGDLTGLPPAHILTARFDPLQREGEAYAMALNAAGVAASHVCAESMFHGFLHMTAWFADARTAIDALAHRLARGLGAVSGT from the coding sequence GTGTTCACCTTCGACGGACTGCATCCCCAGGCGCAATTGTTCATCGACATGCTGCGGGCAAGCCCGCCGCCGCCTTACGACGAGATGGCGCTGGGTGAAGCCAGGGCGTTGTTTCGCGATACGATGCTACGCTTCCGGGGGCCGGTGCAGACCGGCGTTGCCGTGAAATCGATGGTGCTGGCGGGGGGCGCCGACGACCGGCCGGCCCGGATCTACCGTTCCGATGCGGCCGGCGACGGTGCCTTGCCGGCCCTGCTGTTCATGCATGGCGGCGGCTGGGTGCTGGGCGACCTTGAAACCCACGATGACATCTGCCGGCGTCTGGCCATCACATCGGGTGTGGTGGTGGTGTCGCTCGATTATCGTCTGGCGCCGGAGCATCCGTTTCCGGCCGGGCTGGACGATACCGTCGCGGCCTTCCGCGATCTCGTGGCGCGTGCCGGCACGCTGGGGCTCGATCCGGCGCGGATCGCGGTCGGGGGCGACAGCGCCGGCGGCAATCTTGCGGCGGCCGCGACCTTGCTGCTGCGTGAGGACGACGCCCGGCCGGCGTTTCAGTTGCTGATCTATCCAGCCACCGATCTCGGCACTGGCCAGACGCGCGACAAGCGGTCGGCAGAGGGGCTGTTCCTGACCGAGCGGCTGTTGCGCTGGTTCCGCAGCTGCTATGTGCCCGAGACCGTGTCGCTTGAAGACCCGCGCCTGTCACCGGCCCATGGCGATCTGACCGGGCTGCCGCCCGCCCATATCCTGACCGCGCGATTCGATCCGTTGCAGCGTGAAGGCGAGGCCTATGCCATGGCGCTCAACGCGGCCGGTGTGGCGGCCAGCCATGTCTGTGCCGAGAGCATGTTCCACGGCTTCCTGCACATGACCGCGTGGTTTGCCGATGCGCGGACCGCCATCGACGCCCTGGCGCACAGGCTTGCCCGGGGCCTGGGTGCCGTGTCCGGCACATGA
- a CDS encoding enoyl-CoA hydratase, with the protein MSPMPDAGRIRVETAGAIATLTIDNPERRNAIGLHMWHAMAAALDELAADPAVRVLVVRGEGHHAFASGADVSRFDQERGDPQAVAAYAQATGAVLGRLARHRLPVIAMIHGACVGGGLNLALACDIRIADEAAVFAIPAARLGVGYGRDALARLGTAVGLARAREMVLTARRLTAPEALSWGLVSDVVPHVALADVVTERAAAIAGLAPLTIKAAKLSLEHLIGSDGAPTAEIADQAVAECFDSADYVEGRRAFSDKRPPLFEGV; encoded by the coding sequence ATGTCCCCCATGCCCGATGCCGGCCGTATCCGCGTCGAAACCGCCGGTGCCATCGCCACGCTCACCATTGACAACCCGGAACGGCGCAATGCCATCGGTCTGCATATGTGGCATGCCATGGCGGCGGCGCTCGATGAGCTTGCGGCCGATCCGGCGGTGCGGGTTCTGGTTGTCCGTGGTGAAGGCCATCATGCCTTCGCCTCGGGCGCCGATGTCTCGCGCTTCGATCAGGAGCGGGGCGATCCGCAGGCGGTGGCGGCCTATGCTCAGGCGACCGGTGCCGTGCTGGGGCGGCTGGCGCGGCACCGCCTGCCGGTGATCGCGATGATCCATGGCGCCTGTGTCGGCGGCGGGCTCAATCTGGCGCTGGCCTGTGACATCCGGATCGCCGACGAGGCGGCGGTCTTCGCCATTCCGGCGGCACGGCTGGGTGTCGGCTATGGCCGTGACGCGCTGGCACGGCTTGGCACGGCGGTGGGGCTTGCCCGTGCGCGCGAGATGGTGCTGACCGCCCGGCGGCTGACCGCCCCGGAGGCGCTGTCATGGGGGCTGGTATCTGATGTGGTGCCGCATGTGGCGCTGGCCGATGTGGTTACCGAGCGGGCGGCGGCGATCGCCGGCCTGGCACCCCTGACCATCAAGGCGGCCAAGCTGTCGCTGGAACACCTGATCGGCAGCGATGGCGCGCCGACCGCCGAGATTGCCGATCAGGCGGTGGCGGAGTGCTTCGACAGCGCCGATTACGTCGAAGGACGCCGCGCCTTTTCCGACAAGCGGCCGCCCTTGTTCGAAGGCGTGTGA
- a CDS encoding CaiB/BaiF CoA transferase family protein, whose protein sequence is MPEPRDPQSADTASGSPVPRGPLAGLRVLDLTRVRSGPAATRLLADWGAEVIRVEPPATASGGDGMLGRTGSDFANLNRGKRSITLDLKAPEGLAVFRRMVAGADVVVENFRPDVKQRLGIAWDDLKPANPALVMASISGFGQDGPYAGRPGFDQIAQGMGGIMSVTGLPGQGPVRAGIPIADLTAGMFCALGILAAVIHTRATGEGQWLHTSLLEAQVFMMDFQAARYLVEGEVPGQAGNNHPTAIPTGVFPTADRPINLAVAGEVIWRRFCQTVGLDDLLADPDFTGAAARSANRDRLNAIIAERFETRPAAEWIAMLNDAGVPAGPINDMEQVFADEQVRHLKLAVPVDLAEAEGADAGDSAAALLRLPVTLAATPGGIAGPPPALGADTDRVLATLGLSAADIAGLRDRGVI, encoded by the coding sequence ATGCCGGAGCCTCGTGACCCGCAATCCGCCGACACTGCGTCAGGATCGCCAGTTCCCCGGGGGCCGCTTGCCGGCCTCCGGGTGCTCGACCTGACCCGGGTCCGTTCCGGCCCCGCCGCCACCCGTCTGCTCGCCGACTGGGGCGCCGAGGTCATCCGTGTCGAGCCACCCGCGACCGCGTCGGGCGGCGATGGCATGCTTGGCCGCACCGGCAGCGACTTCGCCAATCTCAATCGGGGCAAGCGTTCGATCACGCTCGATCTCAAGGCCCCCGAAGGTCTGGCGGTGTTCCGGCGGATGGTCGCCGGGGCCGATGTCGTGGTCGAGAACTTCCGCCCCGATGTGAAGCAGCGTCTCGGCATCGCCTGGGATGATCTGAAGCCGGCCAACCCGGCCCTGGTGATGGCGTCGATCTCCGGCTTCGGCCAGGACGGCCCCTATGCCGGGCGGCCGGGCTTCGACCAGATCGCTCAGGGCATGGGCGGGATCATGTCGGTGACCGGCCTGCCCGGTCAGGGGCCGGTGCGCGCCGGTATTCCCATCGCCGATCTGACGGCGGGCATGTTCTGCGCGCTGGGCATCCTGGCCGCGGTGATCCATACCCGTGCGACCGGCGAGGGCCAGTGGCTGCACACCTCGCTGCTGGAGGCGCAGGTGTTCATGATGGATTTCCAGGCCGCCCGGTATCTGGTCGAGGGCGAGGTGCCGGGGCAGGCGGGCAACAACCATCCGACCGCCATTCCGACCGGCGTCTTTCCCACCGCCGACCGTCCGATCAATCTGGCGGTCGCGGGCGAGGTGATCTGGCGCCGGTTCTGCCAGACCGTCGGGCTCGACGACCTGCTGGCCGATCCCGATTTCACCGGTGCCGCCGCGCGGTCGGCCAATCGCGACCGGTTGAACGCGATCATCGCTGAACGCTTCGAGACCCGACCCGCCGCCGAATGGATCGCCATGCTGAACGACGCGGGTGTGCCGGCGGGGCCGATCAACGACATGGAACAGGTCTTCGCCGATGAGCAGGTCCGTCATCTGAAGCTGGCGGTGCCTGTGGATCTGGCCGAAGCGGAGGGCGCCGATGCGGGCGACAGCGCGGCGGCATTGCTGCGGCTGCCGGTGACACTTGCGGCCACCCCTGGCGGCATCGCCGGCCCGCCGCCGGCGCTGGGGGCGGATACCGACCGGGTGCTTGCGACACTTGGCCTCTCCGCCGCTGACATCGCCGGCTTGCGCGACCGTGGTGTGATCTGA
- a CDS encoding TRAP transporter substrate-binding protein: MSPSMHTRLPGLRARILGGAAAAVLTLAAAGAANAADVTIRLGHYFATEDFRGRTAQHFADRVEALSDSIDVEVFPAESLVKGREGLQATAQGTVDMYSIYAGYVTGQAKLLNIFTLPFPPASYTDEAQAKFAADPAVRDVIDRSLGRFNVRMLGVINSSGDVGIFLREPVKGIGDLNGRKLRGAGGLSDEALRALGGSVVFMSAAEQFLALQTGTVDGIATTWSSYVNNNLASVAPTHLDANLVRSPYLLIMNGRKWQSLDADQQKAIEQAVTETIAWSTENFKAEQDKLYAEIKTQAKVSVPLSAEDRAKVDEMVKPIYQGFVDDNGEDGAKLMELWKRYAGAS; this comes from the coding sequence ATGTCCCCGTCCATGCACACGCGCCTGCCGGGCCTGCGCGCCCGCATTCTCGGCGGTGCCGCCGCAGCAGTGCTCACGCTCGCCGCCGCCGGTGCCGCCAATGCGGCCGATGTCACCATCCGGCTCGGCCATTATTTCGCGACCGAAGACTTCCGCGGCCGCACCGCCCAGCACTTCGCCGACCGGGTCGAGGCGCTGTCGGACAGCATCGATGTCGAGGTGTTTCCCGCTGAAAGCCTGGTGAAAGGCCGAGAGGGCCTTCAGGCGACGGCGCAAGGCACGGTCGACATGTATTCGATCTATGCCGGCTATGTCACCGGCCAGGCCAAGCTTCTGAACATCTTCACCCTGCCGTTCCCGCCAGCCAGTTATACCGACGAGGCGCAGGCGAAGTTCGCGGCCGATCCCGCCGTGCGTGACGTCATCGATCGGTCGCTCGGCCGCTTCAACGTGCGTATGCTGGGCGTGATCAACAGCTCGGGCGATGTCGGCATCTTTCTGCGTGAGCCGGTCAAGGGCATCGGCGATCTGAACGGCCGCAAGCTGCGCGGCGCGGGCGGCCTGTCCGACGAGGCCCTGCGCGCGCTTGGCGGTTCGGTCGTGTTCATGAGCGCGGCCGAGCAGTTTCTGGCATTGCAGACCGGCACGGTCGACGGCATCGCCACCACCTGGTCATCCTATGTGAACAACAATCTGGCCAGCGTCGCGCCGACCCATCTTGACGCCAATCTCGTGCGGTCGCCCTATCTGCTGATCATGAACGGCCGCAAATGGCAGTCGCTCGACGCCGACCAGCAGAAGGCGATTGAGCAGGCCGTGACCGAGACCATTGCCTGGTCGACCGAGAACTTCAAGGCCGAGCAGGACAAGCTCTATGCCGAGATCAAGACGCAGGCCAAGGTGAGCGTGCCGTTGTCGGCCGAGGACCGCGCGAAGGTCGACGAGATGGTGAAGCCGATCTATCAGGGCTTTGTCGACGACAATGGCGAGGATGGCGCCAAGCTGATGGAGCTGTGGAAGCGCTATGCCGGAGCCTCGTGA